A genomic stretch from Gorilla gorilla gorilla isolate KB3781 chromosome 20, NHGRI_mGorGor1-v2.1_pri, whole genome shotgun sequence includes:
- the SERTAD3 gene encoding SERTA domain-containing protein 3, with the protein MVGGLKRKHSDLEEEEERWEWSPAGLQSYQQALLRISLDKVQRSLGPRAPSLRRHVLIHNTLQQLQAALRLAPAPALPPEPLFLGEEDFSLSATIGSILRELDTSMDGTEPPQNPVTPLGLQNEVPPQPDPVFLEALSSRYLGDSGLDDFFLDIDTSAVEKEPARAPPEPPHNLFCAPGSWEWNELDHIMEIILGS; encoded by the coding sequence ATGGTGGGAGGCTTGAAGAGGAAACACTCTGatttggaagaggaggaggagaggtgggagTGGAGTCCAGCAGGCCTTCAGAGCTACCAGCAAGCCCTGCTCCGCATCTCCCTAGACAAAGTCCAGCGCAGCCTGGGCCCCCGAGCACCCAGCCTCCGCAGGCATGTCCTCATCCATAACACCCTCCAACAGCTGCAGGCTGCACTTCGCCTGGCTcccgcccctgccctgccccccgAGCCCCTCTTCCTGGGCGAGGAGGATTTCTCCCTGTCAGCCACCATTGGCTCTATCCTCAGGGAGCTGGACACCTCCATGGATGGGACTGAGCCCCCTCAGAATCCAGTGACTCCCCTTGGCCTCCAGAATGAAGTGCCACCCCAGCCTGATCCAGTCTTCTTAGAAGCTCTGAGCTCCCGGTACTTGGGGGACTCTGGCCTGGATGACTTCTTTCTGGACATTGACACATCTGCGGTAGAAAAGGAGCCTGCACGGGCCCCACCAGAGCCTCCTCACAACCTCTTCTGTGCCCCAGGTTCCTGGGAGTGGAATGAACTGGATCACATCATGGAAATCATTCTGGGGTCCTAA